In a single window of the Niabella ginsenosidivorans genome:
- a CDS encoding HEPN domain-containing protein, whose protein sequence is MNEPTVANHKVLYLTEEDKAIATKMVAIITKIVQADTIFVLGKKVNTAQNIFMPECATGTRTSAFWLLILITGDDKRLKMYQDEIEQKCNSSTEVSCIVMQTSTFARWFNEKDSFALTVLSNAPFICNTNPELKEWKKEAVMETIPETDKKAFEKCFKLFNEYIAGAELFTVRKQYRLALFMYHLATELLLTAFIKSQTGLELHIHNINHLNHYLSFIAPGIAEEFRGTTQKEQEAFRLLQKSYCSARYDAVFEVVYPLLEIVYKKLMITILKMKAMNI, encoded by the coding sequence ATGAACGAACCAACCGTTGCTAACCATAAAGTGCTTTATCTGACTGAAGAGGATAAAGCCATTGCCACAAAGATGGTGGCTATCATTACTAAAATTGTGCAGGCAGACACCATCTTTGTTTTAGGCAAAAAAGTAAATACAGCTCAGAACATATTTATGCCGGAATGCGCTACTGGCACACGCACATCGGCTTTTTGGCTGCTGATATTGATTACCGGCGATGATAAGCGGCTTAAAATGTACCAGGACGAAATTGAACAAAAATGCAACTCGTCCACTGAGGTAAGTTGTATTGTAATGCAAACAAGCACTTTTGCACGCTGGTTTAATGAAAAGGATTCTTTTGCTTTAACCGTTTTATCAAACGCCCCATTTATTTGTAATACTAACCCCGAACTGAAAGAATGGAAAAAGGAAGCTGTGATGGAAACTATTCCGGAAACCGATAAAAAGGCATTTGAAAAGTGTTTCAAACTTTTTAACGAATACATTGCCGGGGCAGAACTTTTTACCGTAAGGAAACAGTACCGGCTGGCTCTTTTTATGTATCACCTGGCTACAGAATTGTTATTAACGGCCTTTATAAAATCCCAAACCGGTCTGGAGCTGCATATTCACAATATTAATCACCTTAATCATTACCTCAGCTTTATAGCTCCCGGTATTGCAGAGGAATTCCGTGGCACAACACAAAAGGAACAGGAAGCATTCCGGCTGCTTCAAAAGTCCTATTGCTCGGCAAGGTATGATGCGGTCTTTGAGGTTGTATACCCGCTGCTGGAAATTGTTTACAAAAAATTGATGATTACCATCCTGAAAATGAAAGCTATGAATATCTAG